In Pseudomonas rhizosphaerae, one DNA window encodes the following:
- a CDS encoding acyl-CoA dehydrogenase family protein: MTHAAAVPSLPKTRLTVEQLLERAEQLLPVIAAGAAARERERQLPFEAVAQIAAASLYTLRIPTRYGGPGGSVKDVIGLLVRIASVDSNVAQALRPGFGFIEGLLVSRAEGAEQERQLWFARYLQGAVLGNAGWEVGGANGAISARIVREGDHYRANGSKFYSTGSLYADWISAVALDEHDQPLSFILPRDREGLVLLDDFDAMGQRLTASGTTRLDNVQVYAHEVRTRTVEEGKRTLVTPFLQVFLASVQAGIARNALNDAVAFARHHARPIKHSSAEQSVDDPYVALSVGDISARAYTAEAVVLKAAEAIDRAWAAGLDPAAVDEAAIEVAQAQYIAAECALKAAERVFDVGGASTTGRGHNLDRHWRNARTVANHNPRDWKAAAVGTWQLKGTPPPTSGLF; the protein is encoded by the coding sequence ATGACTCACGCTGCTGCAGTGCCTTCTCTACCTAAAACCCGGCTCACCGTAGAACAGCTGCTGGAACGGGCCGAGCAATTGCTTCCTGTGATCGCTGCCGGCGCCGCCGCGCGCGAGCGCGAGCGCCAACTACCCTTTGAGGCCGTCGCACAGATTGCGGCCGCGTCGCTCTACACCCTGCGCATTCCCACCCGCTATGGCGGCCCTGGCGGTTCGGTGAAGGACGTCATTGGCCTGCTGGTGCGCATTGCGTCGGTGGATTCCAATGTCGCCCAGGCCTTGCGCCCCGGCTTCGGTTTCATCGAGGGGCTGTTGGTGTCCCGCGCCGAAGGCGCCGAGCAGGAGCGTCAGCTCTGGTTCGCCCGTTACCTGCAAGGCGCGGTGCTGGGCAACGCCGGTTGGGAAGTCGGCGGTGCCAACGGTGCCATCAGCGCCCGCATCGTGCGCGAAGGTGATCACTACCGGGCCAACGGCAGCAAGTTCTACAGCACCGGCTCGCTGTACGCCGACTGGATCAGCGCGGTGGCGCTGGACGAACACGACCAGCCGCTGTCGTTCATCCTGCCCCGCGACCGCGAAGGGCTGGTGCTGCTGGATGATTTCGACGCCATGGGCCAACGCCTCACGGCCAGTGGCACGACGCGGCTGGACAACGTGCAGGTCTATGCCCACGAGGTCCGCACGCGCACGGTGGAGGAGGGCAAGCGCACACTGGTGACGCCATTCCTGCAGGTGTTCCTGGCGTCGGTGCAGGCCGGAATCGCCCGCAATGCGTTGAACGACGCGGTGGCGTTCGCACGCCATCATGCCCGTCCGATCAAGCACAGCAGCGCCGAGCAATCGGTGGATGATCCCTATGTAGCGTTGAGCGTGGGCGATATCTCGGCGCGTGCCTACACCGCGGAAGCGGTGGTGCTCAAGGCCGCCGAAGCGATCGATCGCGCCTGGGCCGCTGGGCTCGATCCGGCGGCTGTGGACGAGGCCGCGATCGAAGTGGCGCAGGCGCAATACATCGCCGCCGAATGTGCGCTCAAGGCGGCGGAACGGGTGTTCGATGTGGGCGGCGCCTCCACGACCGGGCGCGGCCATAACCTGGACCGGCACTGGCGCAACGCCCGCACCGTAGCCAATCACAACCCCCGCGACTGGAAAGCCGCAGCAGTGGGCACCTGGCAGCTCAAGGGCACCCCGCCCCCGACCTCCGGCCTTTTTTGA
- a CDS encoding dipeptide ABC transporter ATP-binding protein codes for MSHKTLIVEGLSVEFAGQRVVRNLSFTLEPGKTLALVGESGSGKSVTARSLIGLAGEGAQVRARRLQYGDLDLLALSDRQWRRVRGKDIGFVLQDALVSLDPLRPVGKEILEVLRTHGWGDRASRAARVLQLLERVGVPEPALRARQRSGELSGGLRQRALIASALALDPGLVIADEPTTALDATVQAQILGVLQEIKAQGSSLLIISHDLAVVAQLADEVLVLQHGEVVEQGSMHQVLTAPRHPYTRSLLDAVPAEHERGTRLSPGQRTATLARAPRLDQPVLLHARGLGKRYVGPDQQVRQVVDGVDFELRAGQTLGIVGESGSGKTTVARMALGLLETDDGQVCFLDQPWNGSANTRVAESQRRALRRDISVIYQDPLSSFDPRWSVGQILADALDVAGIAPPEQAPRIRSLLQQVRLPAELAARRPLQLSGGQRQRVAIARAIASNPKVIVCDEPVSALDVSVQAQVLDLLADLQAELGLAYLFISHDLGVIRHVSDEVLVMRHGQVVERAPVEQLFESPQHPYTQRLLGAVPRLPSAGVPLQVPPLEPENAVLLFDESRLWKIAI; via the coding sequence ATGAGCCACAAGACGCTGATCGTCGAAGGCCTGAGCGTGGAGTTCGCCGGGCAACGCGTGGTGCGCAACCTGTCGTTCACCTTGGAGCCGGGCAAGACCCTGGCCTTGGTCGGCGAGTCCGGCTCGGGCAAGAGCGTCACTGCGCGCAGCCTGATCGGCCTGGCCGGAGAGGGTGCACAAGTGCGTGCACGGCGCCTGCAATACGGTGATCTCGACCTGCTCGCCTTGAGCGACCGCCAGTGGCGTCGAGTGCGCGGCAAGGACATCGGTTTCGTGCTGCAGGACGCCCTGGTTTCGCTCGACCCGCTGCGGCCGGTCGGCAAGGAAATCCTCGAAGTGCTGCGGACCCATGGTTGGGGCGACCGTGCTTCCCGTGCCGCGCGCGTGCTGCAATTGCTGGAACGGGTCGGGGTGCCGGAACCGGCCCTGCGCGCCCGGCAGCGCTCGGGCGAATTGTCCGGCGGATTGCGTCAGCGTGCGTTGATCGCCAGCGCGCTGGCCCTGGATCCGGGCCTGGTGATCGCCGACGAGCCGACCACCGCACTGGACGCCACCGTGCAGGCGCAGATTCTCGGCGTATTGCAGGAAATCAAAGCCCAGGGCAGTTCGTTGTTGATCATCAGTCACGATCTGGCGGTGGTCGCGCAACTGGCCGACGAGGTGCTGGTGTTGCAGCACGGTGAAGTGGTGGAGCAGGGCAGCATGCACCAGGTGCTGACCGCGCCGCGCCATCCCTACACCCGCAGCCTGCTCGATGCGGTTCCGGCCGAGCATGAACGTGGTACCCGGCTCAGCCCAGGTCAACGCACCGCCACGCTCGCCCGCGCACCACGGCTCGATCAGCCCGTGCTGTTGCACGCCCGTGGCCTGGGCAAGCGCTATGTCGGGCCTGATCAGCAGGTGCGCCAGGTGGTCGACGGTGTCGATTTCGAACTGCGCGCCGGCCAGACCCTGGGCATCGTCGGTGAATCCGGTTCGGGCAAGACCACTGTGGCGCGTATGGCCCTGGGACTGCTCGAGACGGACGACGGGCAAGTGTGCTTTCTCGATCAACCCTGGAACGGCAGCGCCAATACACGGGTCGCCGAAAGCCAGCGTCGGGCGTTGCGGCGCGACATCAGCGTGATCTATCAGGACCCGCTCAGTTCGTTCGACCCGCGCTGGAGCGTCGGGCAGATTCTAGCCGATGCGCTGGACGTGGCCGGCATTGCGCCGCCCGAACAGGCGCCACGCATTCGCAGTTTGCTGCAGCAGGTGCGTTTGCCTGCCGAGTTGGCGGCGCGGCGGCCCCTGCAACTCTCCGGTGGCCAGCGCCAGCGGGTGGCGATTGCCCGGGCCATTGCCAGCAACCCTAAGGTCATCGTCTGCGACGAGCCGGTATCGGCACTGGATGTCTCGGTCCAGGCCCAGGTGCTGGACTTGCTCGCCGACCTGCAAGCCGAACTGGGCCTGGCTTACCTGTTCATTTCCCACGACCTGGGCGTCATCCGTCATGTCAGCGACGAGGTGCTGGTGATGCGCCATGGTCAGGTGGTCGAGCGCGCGCCGGTCGAGCAGTTGTTCGAGTCGCCGCAGCACCCGTACACCCAACGCCTGCTCGGTGCCGTGCCACGCCTGCCCAGCGCTGGCGTGCCGTTGCAGGTACCGCCCCTGGAGCCGGAAAACGCCGTGCTGCTGTTCGACGAATCCCGCTTGTGGAAGATCGCCATTTGA
- a CDS encoding ABC transporter permease produces MSDLILESPALPLRTQRRPRRIRLGASLAIGFLTLVIVAAVAPQLFAHGDPLAIVPRDAFHPPGWAHWFGTDQSGRDIYSRVIHGARLSLFVGLAATALAMSIAIVLGLLGGLGGLRTDRGVGWLLEVLFAFPSLVLALLFVAIFGSGIGPLIIATGLGAAPGYARMVRGQVLAVRNAGYIEAARALGHPTRRIIWRQLLPNAMRPLIVTLTMGVGQAIVWASALSFLGLGARPPTPEWGTMLSMGRDFIANAWWLTFFPGLFIVLTTLSTTVAGRYLQQRLEGRLT; encoded by the coding sequence ATGAGCGATCTGATTCTGGAAAGCCCGGCGTTACCGCTGCGCACTCAACGTCGACCCCGTCGGATCCGTCTAGGCGCGAGCCTGGCGATCGGTTTCCTGACGCTGGTGATCGTGGCCGCGGTGGCACCGCAGCTGTTCGCGCACGGCGACCCGCTGGCCATCGTTCCGCGCGACGCCTTTCATCCGCCCGGTTGGGCACACTGGTTCGGCACCGATCAATCGGGTCGCGACATCTACTCACGGGTGATCCACGGCGCGCGCCTGTCGCTGTTCGTCGGTTTGGCGGCGACGGCGCTGGCGATGAGCATCGCCATTGTTCTCGGCCTGCTCGGCGGCCTGGGAGGGCTGCGCACCGACCGCGGTGTGGGCTGGTTGCTGGAAGTCCTGTTCGCCTTTCCCAGCCTGGTTCTGGCGTTGCTGTTCGTGGCCATCTTCGGCAGTGGCATCGGCCCGCTGATCATCGCCACTGGCCTGGGCGCCGCGCCGGGGTATGCGCGGATGGTCCGCGGGCAGGTGCTGGCGGTGCGCAACGCCGGTTACATCGAAGCGGCGCGCGCCCTGGGCCACCCCACGCGACGCATCATCTGGCGACAGCTGCTGCCCAACGCCATGCGCCCGCTGATCGTCACTCTGACCATGGGTGTGGGGCAGGCCATCGTCTGGGCCTCGGCGCTGAGCTTCCTCGGCCTGGGCGCGCGGCCGCCCACGCCGGAGTGGGGCACCATGCTGTCCATGGGTCGCGACTTCATTGCCAACGCCTGGTGGCTGACGTTTTTTCCGGGGTTGTTCATCGTACTCACCACCTTGTCGACCACCGTCGCCGGTCGCTATCTGCAACAACGCCTGGAGGGCCGCCTGACATGA
- a CDS encoding ABC transporter permease: MTTTPVTVSSPDPRRQRLIRLGRRAAVRLGGGLLVLWAVATLTFFALRLMPGDPVQAILGGPSGNPTPETVAEVTREYGLDRPLAVQYGLYLVRLVQGDLGVSYSQHMPVTRVLAEQAGPTLELTLSALVLAWLLVLALTVFTAGRRSWVGRLASLAETLCAALPHFWLGIVLLAVFAFGLRLFPPAGSDGWRTLVLPTVALAVPLAGFIGQVTRESLELTLDQPFVLTARTRGLSDAAVRFKHALRHAVLPGVSLSGWAIGALISGAVVIEVIFSRRGLGRQLYQAVQLQDLPLTIGISLVVAAGYVLANILVDLVYQWIDPRQKETLA; the protein is encoded by the coding sequence ATGACCACGACACCTGTAACTGTTTCGTCGCCGGACCCCCGCCGCCAGCGCTTGATTCGCCTGGGCCGCCGCGCCGCCGTGCGCCTGGGCGGAGGGCTGCTGGTGTTGTGGGCCGTCGCCACGCTGACCTTCTTCGCCCTGCGCCTGATGCCGGGCGATCCGGTACAGGCCATCCTGGGTGGACCCAGCGGCAACCCGACCCCCGAGACCGTCGCCGAGGTCACCCGCGAGTACGGCCTGGATCGGCCCCTGGCGGTCCAGTACGGGCTGTACCTGGTGCGCCTGGTGCAGGGCGACCTGGGGGTTTCCTATTCCCAACACATGCCGGTTACGCGGGTACTGGCCGAGCAGGCCGGGCCGACCCTGGAGCTGACCTTGAGCGCACTGGTGCTGGCCTGGCTGCTGGTGCTGGCCTTGACCGTGTTCACCGCTGGCCGCCGCAGCTGGGTCGGGCGCCTGGCGTCCCTGGCTGAAACCCTGTGCGCGGCCCTACCGCATTTCTGGCTGGGCATCGTGCTGCTGGCGGTGTTCGCCTTCGGCCTGCGCCTGTTTCCACCGGCGGGCAGCGACGGCTGGCGGACCTTGGTGCTGCCGACGGTCGCGCTGGCAGTGCCGCTGGCCGGCTTCATTGGCCAGGTGACCCGCGAATCACTGGAACTGACCCTGGACCAGCCCTTCGTGCTGACCGCGCGCACCCGTGGCCTGAGCGACGCGGCGGTGCGCTTCAAACACGCGCTGCGGCATGCCGTGCTCCCCGGTGTGTCGCTGTCCGGCTGGGCAATCGGCGCGCTGATCAGCGGCGCCGTGGTGATCGAAGTGATCTTTTCCCGCAGGGGCCTGGGCCGTCAGTTGTATCAAGCGGTGCAGCTGCAGGACTTGCCGTTGACCATCGGCATCAGCCTGGTGGTCGCGGCCGGGTATGTGCTGGCCAACATTCTGGTCGACCTGGTGTACCAGTGGATCGACCCACGGCAGAAGGAAACCCTGGCATGA
- a CDS encoding ABC transporter substrate-binding protein, giving the protein MPDIHPRSSATPHGGIAWASLLAVSLLLSGCDNNPTAAARTDTPVSGGTLIYATDREPTCLDPHVAGDMPQVFLAQQVLDSLVSMDADGRIGPWLAKSWDISPDGLTYTFHLRDDVRFTDGTPFNAAAVKANLDHMANPKTQSSTAGGYIRQYQRTDVLDTYTAQVHLATPYAAFLEVLAQGFLGIESPRALLRPRDVNCESPVGTGPFKVARWDRQSQVVLERNPHYNSAPPTAQHQGPAYLDRIVWKFIQEPSVRFASLQAGEVDVIEVLPPESHEAARRNPDLQLIIAQRPGNPTNGTLNIRRAPFNDIKVREAFVRSADIDGALKSVYFGEFPRAGGPLSKATRFYSPDFEHAQDYDPARAAQLLDEAGWTGRDEEGYRLKDGKRLQVTVVLGNRTPPSEFTLWEQVQATTRQAGIELIMEQMSDVQATKRQADWDYDIRVGYWNTNTADVLRIIFSSAFIQPAGVGGYHQNTAGFSDPQFDELVQRALATQDPSQRQALYHQAQAVASSQYLQLTTYPQSTRLGIYKTTQGVRLETSLAVTYLYDAWVNK; this is encoded by the coding sequence ATGCCAGACATTCATCCGCGTTCCTCTGCAACACCCCACGGCGGTATCGCCTGGGCCAGTTTGTTGGCCGTCAGCTTGCTGCTAAGCGGTTGCGACAACAATCCCACCGCTGCGGCACGCACGGACACCCCGGTCAGCGGCGGCACGCTCATCTATGCCACCGACCGCGAACCGACCTGCCTGGACCCGCACGTGGCCGGCGACATGCCGCAAGTGTTTCTCGCCCAGCAAGTCCTCGACTCGCTGGTGTCGATGGACGCCGACGGACGTATCGGACCCTGGCTGGCAAAAAGCTGGGACATTTCGCCCGATGGCCTGACCTACACCTTCCACCTGCGCGACGACGTGCGCTTCACCGATGGCACGCCGTTCAACGCCGCCGCGGTCAAGGCCAACCTCGACCACATGGCCAACCCCAAGACCCAATCGAGCACCGCCGGCGGCTACATCCGTCAGTACCAGCGCACCGATGTGCTCGACACCTATACCGCTCAGGTGCACCTGGCTACACCCTACGCGGCGTTTCTGGAAGTGCTGGCCCAGGGCTTCCTCGGTATCGAATCGCCCCGAGCGCTGCTGCGTCCGCGCGACGTCAACTGCGAAAGCCCGGTCGGCACCGGCCCGTTCAAGGTGGCGCGCTGGGACCGGCAAAGCCAGGTGGTGCTCGAACGCAACCCGCACTACAACTCGGCGCCGCCCACGGCCCAGCATCAGGGGCCTGCGTATCTGGATCGCATCGTCTGGAAGTTCATTCAGGAGCCTTCCGTGCGGTTCGCGTCACTGCAGGCCGGTGAAGTGGACGTGATCGAAGTCCTGCCGCCCGAATCCCACGAAGCGGCACGCCGCAACCCGGACCTGCAACTGATCATTGCCCAGCGCCCCGGCAACCCTACCAACGGCACGCTGAATATCCGCCGCGCGCCGTTCAACGATATCAAGGTGCGTGAAGCCTTCGTGCGCAGCGCCGACATCGACGGTGCCTTGAAAAGCGTCTACTTCGGCGAGTTTCCTCGCGCCGGTGGTCCGTTGAGCAAAGCCACCCGCTTCTACAGCCCCGACTTCGAACACGCCCAGGATTACGACCCGGCGCGCGCCGCCCAACTGCTTGACGAGGCCGGCTGGACCGGCCGTGACGAGGAGGGCTATCGCCTCAAGGACGGCAAGCGCCTGCAGGTGACAGTGGTGCTGGGCAATCGCACACCGCCGTCGGAATTCACCCTGTGGGAGCAGGTGCAGGCCACCACGCGGCAAGCTGGCATCGAGCTAATCATGGAGCAGATGAGCGACGTCCAGGCGACCAAGCGCCAGGCCGATTGGGACTACGACATCCGCGTCGGCTACTGGAACACCAACACCGCCGACGTGCTGCGGATCATCTTCAGCAGCGCGTTCATCCAGCCTGCTGGGGTGGGCGGCTATCACCAGAACACCGCAGGCTTCAGCGATCCACAGTTCGACGAGCTGGTGCAACGGGCCCTGGCCACGCAGGACCCCAGCCAACGCCAGGCGTTGTACCACCAGGCGCAGGCCGTAGCCTCCAGCCAGTATCTGCAACTGACCACCTACCCGCAGAGCACCCGGTTGGGCATCTACAAAACGACCCAGGGGGTTCGTCTGGAAACCTCGCTGGCGGTGACCTACCTTTATGACGCCTGGGTGAACAAATGA
- a CDS encoding REP-associated tyrosine transposase, which produces MPNYTSKSLRFGRYSEPGRPYLLTTVVLARQPVFLDWSLGRHVVTELRRAQASGRVTSLAWVLMPDHLHWLIELHSSSLANVIREVKSRSARSFNRHTGRTGPLWQTSFHDRALRREESVVAAARYVVANPLRAGLVKRLGDYPLWDAVWV; this is translated from the coding sequence ATGCCGAACTACACCTCGAAAAGCCTGCGTTTTGGCCGATATTCCGAGCCTGGACGTCCGTACCTTCTCACCACCGTCGTGCTCGCACGCCAGCCTGTTTTCCTCGACTGGTCATTGGGTCGGCACGTTGTCACCGAACTGCGGCGGGCACAGGCCAGTGGGCGTGTAACCTCGCTGGCATGGGTACTGATGCCCGACCACTTGCACTGGCTGATCGAGTTGCACTCCAGCTCGCTGGCGAACGTTATCCGCGAGGTGAAATCTCGCTCTGCGAGGTCTTTCAACCGGCACACCGGCCGTACCGGACCACTCTGGCAAACGAGTTTCCATGACCGCGCATTGCGGCGCGAAGAGAGCGTCGTGGCCGCTGCGCGGTATGTGGTGGCCAATCCGTTGCGCGCTGGACTCGTTAAGCGTTTGGGCGACTATCCGCTCTGGGATGCTGTGTGGGTCTGA